In Deefgea piscis, the genomic window GCTCGGCAGCAAAACTCACTTTCAAGCTTTGCCACTTCACTGCATCGTCTTCACTCACGCCTAAATCATCAGGGCGAGTTGAAGGGTGCCATGTGGCGCTTAGATAATCAGTTAATTCAAGTACATACGCACTGTAGCGAGAACGCATCAGGCTTTCTGGCGTCGGCGCAGCAAGACCGGCATGATAGCGGCCACAGCAGCGGCCATAGGTTGCAGGTAAGCCACACGGGCAAATCGATTGGGCAGAAACGGTCATTTTCAGAGTCATAAATCAATTCAAGGCGAGTAAACTGGCGTATTGTTGAAATAAATCGAAAATAAGGCAATGAAAATAAACACCAACCCCAATAAAATTGCGGCGGCCATCTTTGATATGGACGGTTTATTGATTGATAGTGAGCGCATGGCCTTAAGTTGCTGGCATGATGCCGCCGAACAATTAGGCCACGCCATTGCCGCCGAGATTCCACTGGGCATGATTGGCATGCACTCATCAAAAACCGAAGCGTATTTGCACGATGCACTCGGGCCTCATTTTCCAGTAGCCCAATTGCGCGCGACAACGCACGAAATCTACCTCGCCCGTAGCCACGAAACGATCAATTTGCGGCCCGGTGTGATCGAATTACTCGATTTTTTACAGCAAAATGCAATTCCCTGCGCCGTTGCTACCTCAACCAAACGCGCCATGGCGAATCATCACCTAAGCATCAGCGGTTTATGGCCTTATTTTCAATTTGCTGTTTGCGGCGATGAAATCACTCATCCCAAACCTGCACCCGACATTTACCTCAAAGTGATCGCTCAACTGGGCGTACACGCTGGCAATTGCGTGGTGTTTGAAGACTCTAATTTCGGCGCGCAAGCGGGTCATGCTGCTGGCTGCCGTGTGATCATGGTGCCCGACTTACTTCCCGCAACCGAGCAAACACAAGCGTTAGAGATTGAAATTGTTAATTCACTCATCG contains:
- a CDS encoding YchJ family protein yields the protein MTLKMTVSAQSICPCGLPATYGRCCGRYHAGLAAPTPESLMRSRYSAYVLELTDYLSATWHPSTRPDDLGVSEDDAVKWQSLKVSFAAEQGDEGEVSFVARYKVGAVAYRLSEHSRFVREDGRWFYIDGEVI
- a CDS encoding HAD family hydrolase, which produces MKINTNPNKIAAAIFDMDGLLIDSERMALSCWHDAAEQLGHAIAAEIPLGMIGMHSSKTEAYLHDALGPHFPVAQLRATTHEIYLARSHETINLRPGVIELLDFLQQNAIPCAVATSTKRAMANHHLSISGLWPYFQFAVCGDEITHPKPAPDIYLKVIAQLGVHAGNCVVFEDSNFGAQAGHAAGCRVIMVPDLLPATEQTQALEIEIVNSLIDARSILEQGYA